A genomic stretch from Dissulfurispira thermophila includes:
- a CDS encoding NifU family protein, whose protein sequence is MLDRTKVEEVINRIKPYLKRDGGDVELVDITNDNIVKVKLVGACGTCPMSIMTLKGGIETEMKKAIPELKAVEAV, encoded by the coding sequence ATGCTTGACAGAACAAAAGTTGAAGAAGTAATAAACAGAATAAAGCCGTATCTCAAAAGAGACGGTGGCGATGTAGAGCTTGTGGATATAACTAATGACAACATTGTCAAAGTAAAACTTGTTGGTGCATGCGGCACATGTCCTATGTCCATAATGACATTGAAAGGCGGGATAGAGACTGAAATGAAAAAAGCTATTCCAGAACTCAAGGCTGTCGAAGCGGTCTAA
- a CDS encoding Slp family lipoprotein — MERFVFVSLIFSIVLFGCAHVVSKEIRDMAEKEIALSDIMKAPDTYKGKVIILGGVIVSSMNAKEGTYIEVIQKPLDYRGRPENTDVSYGRFIIIYEGYLDTAIYSQGREVTVAGEVMGKMERPLGQIKYQYLLIKSKELHLFEQHYGVPIKFGIGIWHTF, encoded by the coding sequence ATGGAACGATTTGTTTTTGTATCACTTATATTTTCTATAGTCCTTTTTGGCTGTGCCCATGTGGTATCTAAGGAGATAAGGGACATGGCAGAAAAGGAGATAGCACTGAGTGATATTATGAAAGCCCCAGATACATACAAAGGAAAGGTCATAATTCTCGGCGGTGTCATTGTCAGTTCAATGAATGCAAAAGAAGGCACTTATATCGAAGTGATTCAAAAACCTCTGGATTATCGTGGTAGGCCTGAGAATACCGATGTTTCTTACGGGAGGTTTATTATTATATATGAAGGTTATCTCGATACTGCCATTTATTCACAAGGGCGTGAGGTGACAGTTGCAGGAGAAGTGATGGGCAAAATGGAGCGCCCACTTGGTCAAATAAAATATCAGTATTTATTGATAAAAAGCAAAGAACTCCATCTGTTTGAGCAACATTATGGAGTGCCTATAAAATTCGGCATAGGGATATGGCACACTTTTTAG
- a CDS encoding ATP-dependent Clp protease adaptor ClpS has protein sequence MIYIIREPETFVADYTSIFVIEPWNVILLNDDWHTFDEVIIQIVKAIKCSPQKALDIALEAHTKGEAVCYSGPRERCEHVASILEEIELGVKIERAV, from the coding sequence ATGATTTATATAATTAGAGAGCCTGAAACCTTTGTAGCTGATTATACATCAATATTTGTAATAGAGCCATGGAATGTTATTCTTTTAAATGACGACTGGCATACATTTGATGAGGTAATCATTCAGATTGTTAAGGCTATAAAGTGTAGTCCTCAAAAGGCATTAGATATTGCATTGGAGGCGCATACAAAAGGAGAGGCTGTTTGTTACTCAGGACCAAGGGAAAGATGTGAACATGTGGCATCTATTCTTGAAGAAATAGAACTCGGGGTAAAAATAGAAAGGGCAGTTTGA
- a CDS encoding tetratricopeptide repeat protein, which translates to MRRSKIIFSSLSVFMFFTALIADGADVMFYFNRGNSYFNEGKYDRAIKEYDMVISADPDFIDAYYNRGLSYYRKGDYDEAISDFNKVLATEPKDADIYHLRGLAYYKKGNYNKAIEDETKAIAINPDFADAYHNRGIAYAKKGQYDEAIEDYNKAISIRPNYMEAYFSRGVAYTRKAASDFKKACEMGVQYACDNLKQLSE; encoded by the coding sequence ATGAGAAGGTCAAAAATCATTTTTTCATCATTAAGTGTGTTTATGTTTTTTACAGCCTTAATTGCTGATGGGGCAGACGTCATGTTTTATTTCAACAGAGGCAATAGTTATTTTAATGAAGGCAAGTATGATAGAGCTATAAAGGAATATGACATGGTGATTTCTGCAGATCCTGATTTTATTGATGCATATTACAATCGGGGTCTTTCATATTATAGAAAAGGAGATTATGATGAGGCAATTTCAGACTTCAATAAGGTCTTAGCTACTGAGCCAAAGGATGCAGATATTTATCATCTCAGGGGCCTTGCATATTATAAGAAAGGCAACTACAATAAGGCTATCGAAGATGAGACAAAGGCTATCGCAATAAATCCCGATTTCGCTGATGCTTATCACAACCGTGGGATTGCCTATGCTAAGAAAGGACAATATGATGAGGCGATTGAGGATTATAATAAGGCTATCTCCATAAGACCGAATTATATGGAGGCTTATTTTTCCAGAGGCGTTGCCTATACGAGAAAAGCCGCCTCAGATTTCAAGAAGGCATGTGAGATGGGGGTGCAATATGCATGTGATAACCTAAAGCAGCTTTCTGAATGA
- the fsa gene encoding fructose-6-phosphate aldolase, which produces MKFFIDTANIEEIKKAWELGVIDGVTTNPSLISKEKREPIGLLKEICSIVDGPISAEAVSLKADEIVKEAEKLANIHENIVVKIPMTEDGLRAVKRLSAEGIKTNVTLIFSASQALIAAKAGATYVSPFVGRLDDISHVGMNIIADIQDIYENYFFDTEIIVASIRNPLHVVEAAKIGADIATIPYSVISQLIKHPLTNIGIERFLKDWEDVKGK; this is translated from the coding sequence ATGAAATTTTTTATTGACACAGCAAATATCGAGGAGATCAAGAAAGCGTGGGAACTCGGTGTTATTGACGGAGTAACTACAAATCCATCCCTTATATCAAAAGAAAAGAGAGAACCAATTGGTCTTTTAAAAGAAATATGCAGCATTGTTGATGGTCCGATCAGTGCTGAGGCAGTAAGCTTAAAAGCTGATGAAATAGTTAAAGAGGCAGAGAAACTCGCTAATATACATGAAAACATTGTGGTCAAGATACCCATGACCGAGGATGGGCTAAGAGCAGTTAAAAGGCTTTCAGCAGAAGGCATTAAGACCAATGTTACGCTTATATTCTCTGCAAGCCAGGCACTAATTGCTGCAAAGGCGGGAGCAACATATGTAAGCCCTTTTGTTGGACGACTTGATGATATAAGCCATGTGGGAATGAACATCATAGCGGATATTCAGGATATTTATGAAAATTATTTTTTTGATACAGAAATAATAGTAGCAAGCATAAGAAATCCACTTCATGTTGTTGAGGCAGCAAAGATAGGTGCTGATATTGCAACAATACCTTATAGCGTAATCTCTCAGCTCATTAAACATCCACTGACTAATATAGGGATAGAAAGATTCTTAAAAGATTGGGAAGACGTAAAAGGCAAATAA
- a CDS encoding YkgJ family cysteine cluster protein yields the protein MKDNNVKGRLEILTPQGLENSDKPQKMRLNKRTSCIRCGKCCSESSPSLMKADISLFISGVLSHDNTYTIRYGERVRSNVDDNIYESFIELIKIKNKEGTSICIFYKDNEGCSIYENRPSQCRAYKCWSPENLINGLEKNALKRSDIFGSIDLLMDVIGKHEEKCSYAKLSDAFDRLAEGIEDAVEDIIDMLQYDTYIRPFLKEKFNVPSTAMDLILGKPLIDTINAFGFKVEINGEEYTLSPIEPIKEMEGKK from the coding sequence ATGAAAGATAATAATGTGAAAGGCAGACTCGAAATCTTGACACCACAAGGGCTTGAAAATAGTGATAAGCCTCAGAAGATGAGGCTTAATAAAAGAACAAGTTGCATCCGCTGCGGCAAATGTTGTAGCGAAAGCAGCCCTTCATTGATGAAGGCTGATATATCTCTTTTTATATCTGGCGTACTGTCACACGACAATACATATACAATAAGATACGGAGAGAGAGTGAGATCTAATGTGGATGACAATATATATGAGTCTTTTATAGAACTAATTAAAATCAAGAATAAAGAAGGAACTTCTATTTGTATATTTTATAAAGACAATGAAGGATGCAGTATATATGAAAACAGACCCTCTCAATGCAGAGCATATAAGTGCTGGTCACCAGAAAATCTGATAAATGGACTTGAAAAAAATGCATTGAAGAGGAGTGATATATTTGGTTCCATTGATTTACTTATGGATGTCATAGGTAAGCACGAAGAAAAATGTTCATATGCAAAACTCTCTGATGCATTCGACAGACTGGCAGAAGGGATAGAAGATGCTGTAGAAGACATTATAGATATGCTACAGTATGACACATATATAAGGCCCTTTCTTAAGGAAAAATTTAATGTCCCATCAACTGCAATGGATTTAATACTCGGGAAACCTTTAATTGATACTATTAATGCATTCGGATTTAAGGTTGAAATAAATGGAGAAGAATATACTCTATCGCCAATAGAGCCAATAAAAGAAATGGAGGGAAAAAAATGA
- a CDS encoding (Fe-S)-binding protein, which produces MEDLTHNPLPYHYSITTSLLCVKCGSCKALCPTYIEDATEGMSARGRIALVTKFIEGELELSKKLDDRIFSCILCGACNKLCPLGINVTDTIYEVRNHIRGFNKKRILLGLGIKLVLKKASNLFKALKLLETINEIIPIFRLYPFSIIKRMDITIPTSMLKDKGNIFRVSKPKGRIAIFTGCTVNFLYPNIGISLIESLNAMNYDVILPKSEVCCGAPLMGLGLKEDAAEMAEKNIKAFKKLNVEAVVGFCPTCIDFIKNGYKNLFGDAIDNAVEVSQFFKDNNEFASLLVSSQHSVAGYKNTSSQPESPKSRKTFGGAEKGSQESHRFYGTKKVIYHDPCHSVYSLNISDEPRKILQSVGLDIIDSEKGCCGFGGTFRLLYQELSEGILEKRIKEYQKADMIVTSCPNCIIQLKSKINDRPIKHIVEVINEYIKSNQKIG; this is translated from the coding sequence GTGGAAGACTTAACTCATAATCCCCTGCCATACCATTACTCCATCACTACATCCCTTCTGTGTGTAAAGTGCGGTAGTTGTAAGGCATTATGCCCAACTTATATTGAAGATGCAACAGAAGGTATGAGTGCAAGGGGTAGGATTGCACTCGTAACGAAGTTCATTGAAGGTGAACTTGAATTATCAAAAAAACTTGATGATAGAATATTTAGTTGCATACTCTGCGGTGCATGCAACAAGCTATGTCCGCTTGGGATTAATGTAACAGACACTATTTATGAAGTTAGAAATCACATCAGAGGCTTTAATAAGAAAAGGATTCTTTTAGGACTTGGCATAAAGCTCGTTCTCAAAAAGGCATCCAATCTATTCAAGGCTTTAAAACTTCTTGAGACTATAAACGAAATAATTCCTATCTTTAGACTCTACCCATTCAGTATAATAAAAAGGATGGATATAACCATTCCTACTTCAATGCTCAAAGACAAAGGGAATATTTTTAGGGTATCAAAGCCAAAAGGACGAATCGCTATCTTTACTGGCTGCACTGTTAATTTTCTTTATCCAAATATAGGAATCTCATTAATAGAAAGCCTGAATGCAATGAACTATGATGTCATTCTTCCAAAAAGCGAGGTATGCTGTGGAGCACCTCTGATGGGATTGGGACTTAAAGAAGATGCTGCTGAAATGGCAGAGAAAAATATAAAGGCATTCAAAAAATTAAATGTAGAGGCTGTTGTCGGATTCTGCCCAACATGTATTGATTTCATAAAGAATGGATATAAAAACTTGTTTGGAGATGCAATAGATAATGCAGTGGAGGTATCGCAGTTCTTTAAAGACAATAACGAGTTTGCATCACTATTAGTTAGTAGCCAACATTCAGTAGCTGGTTACAAAAACACCTCGTCACAGCCAGAGTCCCCAAAAAGTCGTAAGACTTTTGGGGGTGCAGAAAAAGGGTCACAGGAAAGTCACAGATTTTATGGAACAAAAAAAGTTATCTATCATGACCCATGTCATTCTGTTTATAGTTTAAACATAAGTGATGAGCCGAGAAAGATATTGCAGTCCGTAGGACTTGATATTATTGATTCAGAAAAAGGGTGCTGTGGATTTGGCGGTACATTTAGGTTATTATATCAGGAGCTTTCTGAGGGCATACTCGAAAAAAGGATTAAAGAATATCAAAAGGCAGACATGATAGTTACATCATGCCCTAACTGCATAATACAACTCAAGAGCAAGATTAATGATAGACCAATAAAACATATAGTTGAAGTTATAAACGAATATATAAAATCTAATCAAAAGATTGGATAG
- the larE gene encoding ATP-dependent sacrificial sulfur transferase LarE — MNDKLEKLLSILHEMQSVVLAFSGGVDSTFLLKAVKESGIHALAVIGYSETMPERELEFAKNTAELIGVKYRVIKTNEMSNPDFVKNPRDRCFYCKDELFSKLSDIAYSEKYNYIIDGTNTDDLSDWRPGRQAAAKHGVRSPLVEACLSKTEIRELSKAMGLPTWSKPSSPCLSSRFPYGEIITKDALRRVEMSEEFLKGLGFTELRVRSHGDIAKIELKSDEINRLLDNALRESVVNEFKKNGFKYITIDLEGFKSGRLNS, encoded by the coding sequence ATGAATGACAAGCTTGAAAAACTCCTGTCTATTCTGCATGAGATGCAGTCTGTTGTCCTTGCCTTTTCAGGAGGCGTTGACAGCACATTTCTTCTTAAGGCAGTAAAGGAATCAGGCATACATGCCCTTGCAGTTATTGGATATTCTGAGACTATGCCTGAAAGGGAATTAGAGTTTGCCAAAAATACAGCAGAATTGATTGGTGTAAAATATAGAGTTATTAAAACTAATGAGATGTCTAATCCTGATTTTGTGAAAAATCCAAGAGATAGGTGTTTTTACTGTAAAGATGAATTATTTTCAAAACTCTCAGATATAGCCTATTCAGAGAAATATAACTATATTATAGATGGGACCAACACCGATGACCTTTCAGACTGGAGACCCGGCAGACAAGCAGCAGCCAAGCATGGAGTGAGGAGTCCACTTGTTGAAGCCTGTTTATCAAAAACTGAAATCAGAGAACTTTCAAAGGCAATGGGACTCCCGACATGGTCAAAGCCTTCATCCCCATGTCTCTCATCCAGATTTCCTTATGGTGAAATAATTACAAAAGATGCATTAAGGCGGGTCGAGATGTCAGAGGAGTTCCTCAAGGGTCTCGGCTTTACAGAATTAAGGGTTAGGAGTCATGGTGATATTGCAAAGATAGAATTAAAGTCTGATGAGATTAATAGATTGTTAGATAATGCATTAAGAGAGTCTGTTGTAAATGAGTTTAAAAAAAATGGATTTAAATACATCACCATTGACCTTGAGGGTTTTAAAAGTGGAAGACTTAACTCATAA
- a CDS encoding Rne/Rng family ribonuclease produces the protein MTSELVINTTREESRVALLEGGQVVELYIERKRGASLVGNIYKGKIIKILPGMQSAFIDIGLEKAAFLYVADIMTEMEVYYTAFLDAEAEKLELYPKVSHIDDTLSIDEIVQEGQELLVQVSKDPIGTKGARVTSYITLPGRYVVLMPNVEHIGISRRIEDEESRIRLKAIAAEIKPKGFGLIVRTASEDATIDEIKKDLEFLMLLWDNIQKKKEKVSAPCLIHSDLDLVFRSVRDFMGQDVERLVIDSPEEYERVKEFARNYFPRLLDRIELYDGREPIFDAFGIELDISRALGRRVWLKSGGYIVIDQTEAMTVIDVNTGKFVGKESLEDTILKTNLEAVKEIAYQIRLRNLGGIIIIDFIDMEKLENREKVFNAFVDAMKKDRAKNTIYNLSELGIIQMTRKRIRESLGRVLCEQCPYCEGKGFVKSARTVAYEIFRKLKKMNLPKNTTAMIKANPAVADLLSDEERHGIEDIENIYGIKVIVKEDTNLHQENYEITVL, from the coding sequence ATGACAAGCGAACTTGTAATTAATACAACAAGAGAGGAAAGTAGGGTTGCACTTTTAGAAGGGGGGCAAGTTGTTGAACTTTATATAGAAAGAAAAAGAGGTGCAAGCCTTGTGGGCAATATTTATAAAGGGAAAATCATAAAGATACTCCCGGGCATGCAGTCTGCATTCATAGATATTGGTCTTGAAAAAGCTGCATTTCTGTATGTAGCTGATATTATGACAGAGATGGAAGTATATTATACAGCTTTTCTGGATGCAGAGGCAGAAAAACTGGAATTATATCCAAAGGTATCTCATATAGACGATACCCTATCAATAGATGAGATAGTACAAGAGGGACAAGAACTCCTTGTGCAAGTCTCCAAAGACCCCATTGGCACAAAAGGTGCCCGTGTTACTTCATATATTACACTGCCGGGCAGATATGTAGTTCTTATGCCAAATGTCGAGCATATAGGAATATCGCGAAGGATTGAAGACGAAGAGAGTCGTATTCGTTTAAAGGCAATAGCCGCGGAAATAAAGCCAAAGGGTTTTGGTCTAATTGTAAGAACTGCCAGTGAAGATGCTACAATTGATGAGATAAAAAAAGACCTCGAATTTTTGATGCTCCTCTGGGATAACATCCAAAAAAAGAAGGAAAAAGTATCTGCCCCATGTCTTATACATAGTGACCTTGATCTTGTCTTCAGAAGTGTACGAGACTTTATGGGACAAGATGTGGAAAGACTCGTAATAGATTCTCCAGAGGAATATGAGCGCGTAAAGGAATTTGCAAGAAACTATTTTCCAAGACTGCTTGACAGAATAGAATTATATGATGGAAGAGAGCCCATATTCGATGCATTCGGTATAGAACTTGACATATCAAGAGCCCTTGGCAGAAGGGTGTGGCTTAAGTCAGGTGGATATATAGTAATTGATCAAACAGAGGCAATGACAGTTATTGATGTTAACACCGGAAAGTTTGTTGGAAAGGAAAGCCTTGAAGATACAATATTGAAAACAAATCTCGAAGCTGTCAAAGAGATCGCCTACCAGATAAGGCTCAGAAATTTAGGTGGCATAATAATAATAGACTTCATTGACATGGAAAAATTAGAAAACAGAGAAAAGGTCTTTAACGCCTTTGTTGACGCCATGAAAAAAGATAGAGCAAAGAATACCATTTATAATCTTTCTGAACTCGGTATTATACAAATGACAAGAAAGCGCATACGAGAGAGCCTTGGCAGGGTATTATGCGAACAGTGTCCTTATTGCGAAGGCAAAGGTTTTGTCAAATCAGCACGGACAGTTGCATATGAGATATTTAGAAAACTCAAAAAAATGAACCTACCTAAAAATACAACTGCTATGATAAAGGCAAATCCGGCAGTTGCAGATCTTCTATCAGATGAGGAAAGGCACGGCATTGAAGATATTGAAAATATATATGGCATAAAAGTTATAGTCAAAGAAGATACAAATCTCCATCAGGAAAACTATGAAATAACAGTTTTATGA
- a CDS encoding TIGR03960 family B12-binding radical SAM protein, translated as MNLSSFQKPSRYINSEINSYRRKNSEDVSVALCFPDIYEVGMSHLGLRILYNIINQLPYASAERFFSPWIDMEEYMKKNNILLSSLESHIPLKDFDIVGFSLQYELSYTTVLNMLYLGGIPIKAEGRFDAKKNFPLIIAGGPCTVNPSPMSAFIDVFLVGDGEDAVVELLNVVRQWKLSGDSKRETLLKEISKLKGFYVPYIHTKISNIKRRFVLDLDNALYPVRPIVPYTSIVHDRINIEVSRGCTMGCRFCQAGMIYRPLRERSPENVLKITEESLKNTGYDEVSFSSLSAGDYSHLLDVIKKCNKKFGKSKIAISLPSLRVGAVNQDILREIKSIRKTGFTIAPEAATERLRNVINKNFSVEDYEKALNALFNEGWMNLKLYFMIGLPTETDRDIEAIRDMAIKALHIAKKNIGRFVNISITVSPFVPKPHTPFQWYGQISLDEIKRRQGYLRDVLSSKKFKYKGHDECMSFLEAVFSRGDKKLSLLIEKAWESGCRLDGWSEMFDFNKWLDAMNRTGIDGSFYAQRSFGKDEELPWDNIDIGIKKSFLYKEYERSLSGQTTQDCRKVCTACGLKCDKSEALNIKCQESNKEISDNNFQILNSKFENQDMDIRNSKHNNSQSSISNSRIKVRVQFSKTGKLRYLSHLELVTAIHRGLRRAGVPFDFSKGFHPTPKISFGPPLNVGIASEKEYFDMEVFTPFDIEFYIKELNETMTEGIKINKMKIIPMDAPSLNSFIKRYEYKIKCIRQDAIKCDLLPIASFIAHRDGKDIDISPCIENISFLEDGLITLTLRDTHNIKVRIGEIVKAILGVNMNELEITRTALYGCLGENNEWVEPL; from the coding sequence GTGAACCTTTCTTCCTTCCAAAAACCAAGTCGTTATATAAATAGTGAGATTAATTCATACCGGAGAAAAAATTCCGAGGATGTAAGTGTTGCATTGTGTTTTCCTGATATTTATGAAGTTGGCATGTCACATCTTGGGTTAAGAATTCTATACAACATAATTAATCAACTACCTTATGCCTCTGCAGAGCGTTTTTTTTCTCCGTGGATAGATATGGAAGAATACATGAAAAAAAATAATATCCTTCTATCATCCCTTGAATCACATATACCGTTAAAAGATTTTGATATAGTTGGTTTCAGCCTTCAATATGAATTATCTTACACAACTGTTTTAAACATGCTCTATCTTGGCGGTATTCCTATAAAAGCAGAAGGCAGATTTGATGCAAAAAAAAATTTTCCACTCATAATCGCAGGAGGTCCGTGTACAGTCAATCCTTCACCAATGTCTGCTTTTATAGATGTTTTTTTGGTTGGTGATGGTGAAGATGCAGTAGTTGAACTATTAAATGTTGTAAGACAATGGAAATTGAGCGGTGACAGTAAAAGAGAAACTTTACTTAAGGAGATCTCAAAACTCAAGGGTTTCTATGTGCCATATATTCATACCAAAATATCAAATATTAAGAGGAGATTTGTTTTAGATCTTGATAATGCTCTATATCCTGTAAGACCTATTGTACCATATACCTCTATTGTTCATGACAGAATAAATATTGAGGTGTCCAGAGGATGTACAATGGGATGCAGATTCTGTCAGGCTGGAATGATCTATAGACCTCTAAGAGAGAGAAGTCCTGAGAATGTCTTGAAGATCACTGAAGAGTCATTAAAAAACACAGGTTATGATGAGGTATCATTTTCATCTCTAAGTGCTGGCGATTATAGCCATCTCCTTGATGTGATAAAAAAGTGTAATAAAAAGTTTGGCAAATCAAAGATAGCAATCTCGCTGCCATCATTAAGGGTTGGTGCTGTTAATCAGGATATTTTAAGGGAAATAAAATCTATAAGGAAGACAGGTTTTACTATTGCTCCAGAGGCAGCAACAGAAAGATTGAGAAATGTGATAAATAAAAATTTCAGTGTAGAAGATTATGAAAAGGCGTTGAATGCGCTTTTCAATGAGGGTTGGATGAACCTAAAACTCTATTTCATGATAGGACTTCCTACAGAAACAGACAGAGATATAGAAGCAATCAGGGATATGGCTATAAAGGCTCTACATATTGCAAAAAAAAATATAGGAAGATTTGTAAATATAAGCATAACAGTCTCACCATTTGTTCCAAAACCTCACACGCCATTTCAGTGGTATGGACAAATAAGTCTTGATGAAATAAAAAGAAGACAAGGATATCTAAGAGATGTGTTGAGTAGTAAGAAATTTAAATATAAAGGGCATGATGAATGTATGAGCTTCCTTGAGGCTGTATTCTCACGGGGAGATAAAAAACTTTCACTACTCATAGAAAAGGCATGGGAATCAGGCTGCAGACTGGATGGCTGGTCAGAGATGTTTGATTTCAATAAATGGCTTGATGCAATGAATAGGACAGGAATAGACGGCTCATTCTATGCACAAAGGAGTTTTGGCAAAGATGAGGAACTTCCATGGGATAATATAGATATAGGTATCAAGAAAAGTTTCCTATATAAAGAATACGAAAGATCCCTGTCAGGACAAACAACTCAAGACTGCAGAAAGGTCTGCACTGCATGCGGACTCAAATGTGATAAGTCTGAAGCATTGAATATAAAGTGTCAGGAATCGAATAAGGAAATTTCAGATAATAATTTCCAAATTCTAAATTCTAAATTTGAAAATCAGGATATGGATATTAGAAATTCCAAACATAACAATTCACAGTCATCGATTAGCAATTCACGCATAAAGGTTCGAGTCCAGTTCTCAAAGACCGGCAAATTACGTTATCTTTCCCATCTTGAGTTAGTAACCGCTATACATAGGGGATTAAGAAGGGCTGGAGTGCCTTTTGATTTTTCGAAAGGTTTTCATCCAACACCCAAGATCTCTTTTGGCCCACCACTTAATGTTGGTATTGCAAGTGAAAAAGAATACTTTGATATGGAGGTTTTTACACCTTTTGATATAGAATTCTATATTAAGGAATTAAATGAAACTATGACAGAAGGAATAAAAATAAATAAGATGAAAATAATTCCAATGGATGCTCCTTCTCTAAACAGCTTTATTAAAAGATATGAATATAAGATAAAATGCATCAGGCAAGACGCTATAAAGTGTGACCTATTGCCCATAGCCTCTTTTATCGCTCATCGTGATGGCAAGGATATTGACATATCACCATGCATAGAGAATATAAGTTTTTTAGAGGATGGATTAATTACATTAACTCTCAGAGATACGCACAACATCAAGGTTAGAATTGGAGAAATTGTAAAGGCAATACTCGGTGTAAATATGAATGAATTAGAGATAACAAGGACAGCTCTTTATGGCTGTCTTGGAGAAAATAACGAATGGGTAGAGCCGCTATGA